Genomic segment of Banduia mediterranea:
ACAACCTTCAGGAGCATTCGGTCGTGATGATTCGCGGCGGCCGAGTCAAGGATCTTCCCGGCGTGCGTTACCACACCGTCCGCGGCGCGCTCGACTGCGCCGGCATCGACAAGCGCCGCCAAGGCCGCTCCAAATATGGCGCCAAGCGCCCCAAAGGTAACTGACGGGCGTTTTCGTGCCCGTCTCGATGCAGCCCCGTCATTAATCAGGTAATCGCGTCATGTCCCGTCGTCGCAAGCCAGAACAGCGCAGGATCCTTCCGGATCCGAAGTTCAAGTCCGAGCTTCTCGCCAAATTCATGAACATGATCATGGAAGACGGCAAGAAGTCGCGTGCCGAGCAGATTGTCTACGGTGCGCTGGATATCATCGCCGGAAAGAAGAGCCTCGACGAACCGCTGCCGGTGCTCGAGACTGCGCTGGACAACATCCGTCCGGCCGTCGAAGTGAAGTCGCGTCGTGTCGGTGGCGCGACCTATCAGGTGCCGATCGAGGTTCGCGCCGTGCGCCGTACGACGCTGGCCATGCGCTGGGTCATCGACGCGGCCCGTGCTCGCGGCGAGAAGGGCATGGCCGAACGTCTGGCCGGCGAGCTGCTGGATGCTTCCGAGCATCGCGGCGCCGCGGTCAAGAAGCGTG
This window contains:
- the rpsG gene encoding 30S ribosomal protein S7; translated protein: MSRRRKPEQRRILPDPKFKSELLAKFMNMIMEDGKKSRAEQIVYGALDIIAGKKSLDEPLPVLETALDNIRPAVEVKSRRVGGATYQVPIEVRAVRRTTLAMRWVIDAARARGEKGMAERLAGELLDASEHRGAAVKKREDTHRMAEANKAFSHFRW